A window of Tautonia plasticadhaerens contains these coding sequences:
- a CDS encoding DUF4082 domain-containing protein, which translates to MDTPASVVGPFSIWNGATFVMADGGDAGPAEVGVKFSSDDRGYILGLRFYKQAANTGTHVARLWTETGTLLASATFANETASGWQQVDFANAVKIDPDKTYVASYSTQTGHFTEAAEYFADFGVYNLPLRASEGVIKEGASGFPAESSETFFGVDVVFDHKKSRNGNDVDPPKVKKASKHNNARDVNIGTNVLVKFDEPMDPATINSNSFELINRRSGTRVSASVQYNAALRTATLIPERPLEPATDYQIRLRRDGNQGARDRAGLPLAGAFNSTFTTAAAPGPAANIGPGGPILVVTAAANQFSRYYEEILRAEGLNAYTVTDISLTSAATLAAHEVVILGEMPLTTAQVTMLGDWVAAGGNLIAMRPDKKLAGLLGLSDASASSANAYLRVNTASAPGAGITGESMQFHGTADRYSLNGASSLATLYANATTPTQFPAVTLRSVGTNGGQAAAFTYDLARSVVYTRQGNPAWAGQERDGFTPIRSSDLFFGNAVGDPQPDWVDLNKVAIPQADEQQRLLANLIQHVNLDEKPLPRFWYFPNGEKAVVLMTGDDHANGGTAGRFDQYLAASPPGGSVDGWETIRGTSYLYPNAPLTNTQAANYHAQGFEVGLHLSTFLNDWASFEELDALYADQLGQWRTKYSSVPSPVTHRTHAIVWSDYVNQPKVELKHGIRLDTNYYYWPPNWVNNRPGFFTGSGIPMRFADVDGTMIDVYQAATQMTDESGQSYSFTINTLLDRALGAEGYYGVFTANMHTDSVSSFGSDVIVASAKARGVPIVTARQMLTWLDGRNNSSFGSISWTGNTLSFTISAAADANGLQAMLPMNFAGVRLTSISRDGNPVPFTTGVIKGIEYGFFQAISGTISATYTADTTAPTVVATSPPNGAFNIIADASVTATFSEPVTAATIALTLRDAGGVAVPATVTYDAATRTATLDPTSPLASGTTYTATLSGATDAAGNAIAPISWSFATVSAPLPLPPGDHSIWGDSTAPTIVSANDAGAVELGVKFRADAAGQVTGLRFYKGPQNTGTHVGHLWTAGGTLLAQATFVGETASGWQQVSFASPVAIAAGATYVASYHAPNGRYAFDSQYFAAAGIANPPIRLLRDGEDGGNGVYRYGPSGSFPNSTYQSANYWVDVVFTAAVADTTAPTVTARSPAAGATGVPGNAVAMATFSEAINASTLTTATFLLSAAGGPPLAAAVSYDPATRTATLQPAAALAAGTSYTATVVGGSAGVKDLAGNPLAADAVWSFTTAAGADTTAPTVTGRSPAAGATGVAVGANVTATFSKALDPATVGTATFELRDPANNLVAATVTYHAPNRRATLNPSANLAAGTTYTARLRGGTTDPRIKDLAGNALAANVTWTFTTAGADTTAPTVTGRSPAAGATGVAVGANVTATFSEAMTASTVGASTFVLSGPGGGAVAAAVTYDAATRTATLDPAANLAAGTSYTATVVGGSAGVKDLAGNPLAADAVWSFTTAAAATNAIVAENQLPGNPPSEWDISGAGSSSIQGYTTEISVDQGQTVFFKIATPATDYRLDIYRMGYYGGLGARKVATAQPSATLPQAQPGPLQNAATGLIDYGNWAVSASWAVPPDAVSGIYFAKLVREDGVAGSSHVVFVVRDDDGQSDILFQTSDTTWQAYNSYGGNSLYVGSPAGRAYKVSYNRPFNTRANAPEDWVFNAEYPMVRWLEANGYDVSYFTGVDSDRRGAEILEHRLFLSVGHDEYWSGGQRANVEAARGAGVNLAFLSGNEVFWKTRWENSIDASGTPYRTLVCYKETHAGAKIDPSPQWTGTWRDPRFSPPADGGRPENALTGTLFLVNAGATTAIRVPEADGKMRLWRNTSVATLGAGQTATLSAQTLGYEWDVDPDNGSRPAGVVRMSTTTVEGAPVLQDHGSTYGSGTATHHLTLYRHPSGARVFGAGTVQWSWGLDENHDRSGPPSDVRIKQATVNLFADMGALPATLQPGLVTATPSTDAVAPSSVITSPAAGSNVSSGSPVTITGTATDTGAGVVGGVELSVDGGTTWHPVTGRGSWSYTWTPISSGSVTIKTRAVDDSGNLETPGAGITLTVGGQSAGANSLWNNATTPAVITDPDAGAVELGVKFRADAAGQVTGLRFYKGPQNTGTHVGHLWTAGGTLLAQATFVGETASGWQQVSFASPVAIAAGATYVASYHAPNGRYSKNTSYFAAAGFANPPLRALRDGEDGPNGVYAYGPSGIFPTSSWNSTNYWVDVVFISGSTTALAVAAESPAAVGTASGVSVGQVTFQSSPPLESLGRDAQPAASDLLTLGGNGARTVPLGPGSPGSAAAWDAILATSTAAKTAPVVRWPVAIAHHLANRMQAMTRMAVPLTQAGIAAGTNVKGTATILNVPAGLDSALGQLRPSRRPVSGALKRLSLDVGNPDD; encoded by the coding sequence GTGGACACACCCGCGTCGGTGGTGGGCCCGTTCAGCATCTGGAATGGTGCGACGTTTGTGATGGCGGACGGCGGCGACGCCGGGCCGGCCGAGGTCGGCGTGAAGTTCTCCTCCGATGACCGGGGCTATATCCTCGGCCTGCGGTTCTACAAGCAAGCGGCGAACACCGGGACGCACGTTGCCCGCCTCTGGACCGAGACCGGAACGCTGCTGGCCAGCGCCACCTTCGCCAACGAGACGGCCTCGGGCTGGCAGCAGGTCGACTTCGCCAACGCCGTGAAGATCGATCCGGATAAGACGTATGTGGCCTCGTACTCCACCCAGACCGGGCACTTCACCGAAGCCGCCGAGTACTTCGCCGACTTCGGCGTCTATAACCTGCCACTCCGCGCATCGGAGGGCGTCATCAAGGAGGGCGCGAGCGGCTTCCCCGCCGAATCCAGCGAGACGTTCTTCGGGGTCGACGTCGTGTTCGACCACAAGAAGAGCCGGAATGGTAACGACGTGGATCCGCCCAAGGTCAAGAAGGCCTCGAAGCACAATAACGCCAGGGACGTCAACATCGGGACGAACGTCCTCGTCAAGTTCGACGAGCCGATGGACCCCGCAACGATCAACTCGAATTCCTTCGAGCTGATCAACAGGCGTTCGGGAACCCGGGTCTCCGCCAGCGTCCAGTACAACGCCGCCCTGAGGACCGCAACGCTCATCCCGGAGCGCCCGCTCGAACCCGCGACCGACTATCAGATCAGGCTCAGGAGGGATGGTAACCAAGGCGCGAGGGACCGGGCCGGCCTCCCCTTGGCCGGCGCATTCAACTCGACGTTCACCACCGCGGCCGCCCCGGGGCCGGCCGCGAACATCGGGCCGGGCGGGCCGATCCTGGTCGTCACCGCGGCCGCGAATCAGTTCAGTAGGTATTACGAGGAGATCCTCCGCGCCGAGGGCCTCAACGCCTACACCGTCACCGATATCTCGCTGACCTCGGCGGCGACGCTCGCCGCCCATGAGGTCGTCATCCTCGGCGAGATGCCGCTGACCACGGCCCAGGTCACGATGCTCGGCGATTGGGTCGCTGCCGGCGGGAACCTGATCGCCATGCGCCCGGACAAGAAGCTGGCCGGCCTGCTCGGCCTCTCCGACGCCTCCGCGTCGAGCGCCAACGCCTACCTGCGCGTGAACACCGCGTCGGCCCCCGGAGCCGGCATCACCGGCGAGTCGATGCAGTTTCACGGCACGGCCGACCGGTACTCGCTCAACGGCGCCTCGAGCCTCGCCACGCTTTACGCGAATGCCACCACGCCCACCCAATTCCCCGCCGTGACGCTGCGCAGCGTCGGCACGAACGGCGGCCAGGCGGCGGCCTTCACCTACGACCTGGCCCGCTCGGTTGTCTACACGCGACAGGGCAATCCCGCCTGGGCCGGGCAGGAGCGCGACGGCTTCACGCCGATCCGTTCCAGCGACCTGTTCTTCGGCAACGCGGTCGGCGACCCGCAGCCCGACTGGGTCGACCTGAACAAGGTCGCCATCCCGCAGGCGGACGAGCAGCAGCGCTTGCTCGCCAACCTCATCCAGCACGTGAACCTCGACGAGAAGCCCCTGCCGCGCTTCTGGTACTTCCCGAACGGCGAGAAGGCGGTCGTGCTCATGACCGGCGACGACCACGCCAACGGCGGGACCGCCGGGCGGTTCGACCAGTACCTCGCCGCGAGCCCGCCGGGCGGCTCGGTCGACGGCTGGGAGACGATCCGCGGCACCTCATACCTCTACCCGAACGCCCCCCTGACCAATACCCAGGCCGCGAATTATCACGCGCAGGGTTTCGAGGTCGGCTTGCACCTGAGCACCTTCCTCAACGACTGGGCCTCATTCGAAGAGCTCGATGCGCTCTACGCCGACCAGCTCGGCCAGTGGAGGACGAAGTACTCCAGCGTCCCCTCGCCCGTGACCCACCGGACCCACGCCATCGTCTGGAGCGATTACGTCAACCAGCCGAAAGTCGAGCTGAAGCACGGGATCCGGCTCGACACCAACTACTACTACTGGCCACCCAACTGGGTCAACAACCGCCCGGGCTTCTTCACCGGCTCCGGCATACCGATGCGCTTCGCGGACGTCGACGGGACGATGATCGACGTCTACCAAGCCGCGACGCAGATGACCGACGAGTCCGGCCAGTCCTACTCGTTCACGATCAACACGCTGCTTGACCGGGCGCTCGGGGCTGAGGGCTATTACGGCGTCTTCACCGCCAATATGCACACCGACAGCGTGTCCTCGTTCGGATCCGATGTGATCGTCGCCTCGGCGAAGGCCCGCGGCGTGCCGATCGTCACCGCGCGGCAGATGCTCACCTGGCTCGACGGCCGCAACAACTCGTCCTTCGGCTCGATCTCCTGGACCGGGAATACGCTGTCCTTCACGATCTCAGCCGCTGCGGATGCGAACGGCCTCCAGGCGATGCTGCCGATGAATTTCGCCGGGGTCCGGCTGACGAGTATTTCCCGCGACGGCAACCCGGTCCCCTTCACGACGGGGGTGATCAAGGGCATCGAATACGGCTTCTTCCAGGCGATCAGCGGCACGATCTCGGCCACGTACACGGCCGACACGACGGCGCCGACGGTGGTGGCGACGTCGCCGCCCAACGGGGCGTTCAACATCATCGCGGACGCTTCCGTGACGGCGACATTCAGCGAGCCGGTGACGGCCGCGACGATCGCCCTCACGCTGCGCGACGCCGGCGGCGTCGCCGTGCCCGCCACGGTCACCTACGACGCGGCGACGCGCACTGCGACGCTCGACCCGACGTCGCCGCTGGCTTCCGGGACGACCTACACCGCGACGCTCAGCGGGGCCACCGACGCGGCCGGAAACGCGATCGCCCCGATCAGCTGGTCCTTCGCAACGGTCTCGGCCCCGCTCCCGCTCCCCCCCGGCGACCACAGCATCTGGGGCGATTCGACGGCCCCGACCATCGTCTCGGCCAACGACGCCGGCGCGGTGGAGCTCGGCGTCAAGTTCCGCGCCGACGCCGCCGGCCAGGTCACCGGCCTCCGCTTCTACAAGGGGCCGCAGAACACCGGCACGCACGTCGGCCACCTCTGGACCGCCGGCGGCACGCTGCTGGCCCAGGCGACCTTCGTCGGCGAGACGGCCTCGGGCTGGCAGCAGGTCAGCTTCGCCAGCCCGGTGGCCATCGCCGCCGGCGCCACCTACGTCGCCTCCTACCACGCCCCCAACGGCCGCTACGCCTTCGACAGCCAGTACTTCGCCGCCGCGGGGATCGCAAACCCGCCGATCCGGCTGCTGCGCGACGGCGAGGACGGCGGCAACGGCGTCTACCGCTACGGCCCCAGCGGCAGCTTCCCCAACAGCACATACCAGTCGGCCAACTACTGGGTCGACGTCGTATTCACCGCCGCGGTGGCCGACACGACGGCGCCGACGGTCACGGCGCGGTCGCCAGCGGCCGGGGCCACCGGCGTGCCCGGCAATGCCGTCGCCATGGCGACTTTCAGCGAAGCGATCAACGCGTCCACGCTGACCACCGCCACCTTCCTGCTCAGCGCCGCCGGCGGCCCCCCGCTCGCCGCCGCGGTCAGCTACGACCCGGCAACCCGCACCGCGACGCTGCAGCCGGCCGCGGCGCTGGCCGCCGGGACGAGCTACACGGCGACGGTCGTCGGCGGCTCCGCCGGGGTCAAGGACCTGGCCGGCAACCCCCTGGCCGCCGACGCCGTCTGGTCGTTCACCACCGCCGCGGGGGCCGACACGACGGCGCCGACGGTCACCGGGCGGTCGCCGGCGGCCGGGGCCACCGGCGTGGCTGTCGGGGCCAACGTCACGGCCACCTTCAGCAAGGCGCTCGACCCAGCCACCGTCGGCACGGCCACCTTCGAGCTGCGCGACCCGGCCAACAACCTGGTCGCTGCCACGGTCACCTATCACGCGCCGAACCGGCGGGCGACGCTCAACCCGTCGGCCAACCTGGCCGCCGGGACGACCTACACGGCGCGGCTGCGCGGCGGGACGACCGACCCACGGATCAAGGACCTGGCCGGCAATGCCCTGGCCGCCAACGTCACCTGGACGTTCACCACCGCGGGGGCCGACACGACGGCGCCGACGGTCACCGGGCGGTCGCCGGCGGCCGGGGCCACCGGCGTGGCCGTCGGGGCCAACGTCACGGCCACCTTCAGCGAGGCGATGACCGCCAGCACCGTCGGCGCCAGCACCTTCGTCCTGAGCGGCCCGGGCGGCGGCGCCGTCGCCGCCGCGGTCACCTACGACGCCGCGACCCGAACGGCGACGCTCGACCCGGCGGCCAACCTCGCCGCCGGGACGAGCTACACGGCGACGGTCGTCGGCGGCTCCGCCGGGGTCAAGGACCTGGCCGGCAACCCCCTGGCCGCCGACGCCGTCTGGTCGTTCACCACCGCCGCGGCGGCGACGAACGCGATCGTCGCAGAGAACCAGCTGCCCGGCAATCCCCCGAGCGAGTGGGACATCAGCGGCGCCGGCTCCTCGAGCATCCAGGGCTATACGACCGAGATCAGCGTCGACCAGGGCCAGACGGTCTTCTTCAAGATCGCGACCCCCGCCACCGACTATCGCCTCGACATCTACCGGATGGGCTATTACGGCGGGCTGGGGGCCCGCAAGGTGGCGACCGCCCAGCCTTCGGCGACCCTACCGCAGGCCCAGCCCGGCCCGCTTCAGAATGCGGCGACCGGGCTCATCGATTACGGCAACTGGGCCGTGTCCGCGTCGTGGGCGGTGCCGCCGGATGCCGTCTCGGGCATCTACTTCGCGAAGCTCGTGCGCGAGGACGGGGTGGCCGGATCCAGCCACGTCGTCTTCGTCGTCCGCGACGACGACGGCCAATCCGACATCCTCTTCCAGACCTCCGACACAACCTGGCAGGCCTACAACAGCTACGGGGGCAACAGTCTCTACGTCGGTTCGCCAGCCGGCCGCGCCTACAAGGTCAGCTACAACCGCCCGTTCAACACCCGCGCCAACGCCCCCGAGGATTGGGTCTTCAACGCCGAGTACCCGATGGTCCGCTGGCTCGAGGCCAACGGCTACGACGTCAGCTACTTCACAGGGGTCGACAGCGACCGTCGCGGCGCAGAGATTCTCGAGCACCGGCTGTTCCTGTCGGTCGGCCACGACGAATATTGGTCGGGCGGACAGCGGGCCAACGTCGAGGCCGCCCGGGGGGCCGGCGTCAACCTGGCCTTCCTCAGCGGCAACGAGGTCTTCTGGAAGACCCGCTGGGAGAATAGCATCGACGCCTCGGGCACGCCCTACCGCACCCTGGTCTGCTACAAGGAGACGCACGCCGGCGCGAAGATCGACCCGAGTCCCCAATGGACCGGCACCTGGCGCGACCCCCGCTTCAGCCCGCCGGCCGACGGCGGCCGACCCGAGAACGCCCTGACTGGCACCCTCTTCCTCGTCAATGCCGGCGCGACCACCGCCATCCGGGTCCCCGAGGCCGACGGCAAGATGCGCCTCTGGCGCAACACGAGCGTCGCGACCCTCGGGGCGGGCCAGACCGCCACCCTCTCGGCCCAGACGCTCGGCTACGAGTGGGACGTCGACCCCGACAACGGGTCCCGGCCCGCCGGCGTGGTCCGGATGTCGACGACCACCGTCGAAGGCGCGCCGGTCCTCCAGGACCACGGGTCCACCTACGGGTCGGGGACGGCGACCCACCACCTGACGCTCTATCGGCACCCCAGCGGCGCCCGTGTCTTTGGCGCCGGCACGGTGCAATGGTCCTGGGGCCTGGACGAGAACCACGATCGCTCCGGCCCCCCGTCGGACGTGCGGATCAAGCAGGCGACCGTCAACCTGTTCGCCGACATGGGTGCCCTGCCCGCCACGCTCCAACCGGGCCTGGTGACGGCCACCCCCTCGACCGACGCCGTCGCCCCGAGTTCCGTGATCACCTCGCCGGCCGCCGGTTCGAACGTCTCGAGCGGCAGTCCCGTCACAATCACCGGGACAGCGACCGATACCGGCGCCGGCGTCGTGGGCGGAGTCGAGCTCTCGGTTGATGGGGGGACTACATGGCATCCGGTCACCGGCCGCGGGAGCTGGAGTTATACCTGGACACCCATCTCGTCCGGGTCGGTGACCATCAAGACCCGCGCGGTCGACGACAGCGGCAATCTCGAAACCCCCGGGGCGGGCATCACCCTCACGGTCGGCGGCCAGTCGGCCGGTGCCAATTCCCTCTGGAATAATGCGACGACGCCGGCGGTAATCACCGACCCCGACGCCGGCGCGGTGGAGCTCGGCGTCAAGTTCCGCGCCGACGCCGCCGGCCAGGTCACCGGCCTCCGCTTCTACAAGGGGCCGCAGAACACCGGCACGCACGTCGGCCACCTCTGGACCGCCGGCGGCACGCTGCTGGCCCAGGCGACCTTCGTCGGCGAGACGGCCTCGGGCTGGCAGCAGGTCAGCTTCGCCAGCCCGGTGGCCATCGCCGCCGGCGCCACCTACGTCGCCTCCTACCACGCCCCCAACGGCCGCTACTCCAAGAACACGAGCTACTTCGCCGCCGCCGGGTTCGCCAACCCGCCGCTGCGGGCGCTGCGGGACGGCGAGGACGGCCCGAACGGGGTCTACGCCTACGGCCCGAGCGGCATCTTCCCGACGAGCAGCTGGAACTCGACCAACTACTGGGTCGACGTCGTGTTCATCAGTGGCAGTACAACTGCGCTCGCCGTCGCTGCCGAATCTCCCGCCGCCGTCGGGACGGCGTCGGGTGTCTCGGTCGGACAGGTGACATTCCAGTCATCGCCGCCTCTCGAATCTCTCGGGCGAGACGCCCAGCCAGCTGCCTCCGACCTACTTACCCTGGGCGGCAACGGGGCCAGAACGGTACCCCTCGGCCCTGGTTCGCCCGGCTCAGCCGCCGCCTGGGATGCCATCCTGGCAACCTCCACTGCAGCGAAGACTGCCCCCGTGGTCCGCTGGCCGGTAGCGATTGCTCACCATCTTGCCAACCGCATGCAGGCGATGACTCGGATGGCCGTCCCCCTCACGCAGGCCGGTATTGCTGCAGGGACCAATGTCAAGGGCACGGCGACCATCCTGAACGTACCGGCCGGCCTCGACTCTGCATTGGGGCAGTTACGTCCTAGCCGGCGTCCGGTCAGCGGCGCCCTCAAACGCCTCTCTCTGGACGTGGGCAATCCTGATGATTGA
- a CDS encoding integrase core domain-containing protein — protein sequence MISRDFLFDRTSDGRSLKWLSLVDEYTRECLALEPRRSMTAEEVRAILAAVAAERGGPPHRVRSDNGSEFVAEVVRSWLEDSGSGSWPVAPASPWQNGYAETFHSKLRDEFLDREEFESEVQARTLGVLWKGEYNTERPHSSLGYRTPAEFAATCVRYVPIEEDPTVPTSSEQPHP from the coding sequence GTGATAAGCAGGGACTTTCTCTTCGACCGTACCAGCGACGGTCGGAGCCTCAAGTGGTTGAGCCTCGTTGATGAGTACACGCGGGAATGCCTGGCGTTGGAGCCGCGGCGGAGCATGACGGCCGAGGAGGTCCGCGCGATCCTGGCCGCCGTCGCGGCCGAGCGCGGGGGCCCGCCGCATCGGGTCCGCAGCGACAACGGCTCGGAGTTCGTGGCGGAGGTGGTCCGGTCGTGGCTGGAGGATTCGGGGTCCGGTTCGTGGCCGGTGGCGCCGGCCAGCCCGTGGCAGAACGGGTACGCGGAGACGTTCCACAGCAAGCTCCGCGACGAGTTCCTGGACCGCGAGGAGTTCGAGAGTGAAGTGCAGGCGCGGACGTTGGGTGTGCTTTGGAAAGGGGAGTACAATACGGAACGCCCGCACAGCTCGTTGGGCTACCGGACACCGGCCGAGTTCGCGGCCACCTGCGTGAGGTACGTGCCTATCGAGGAAGACCCGACCGTGCCCACATCTAGTGAACAACCACACCCCTGA
- a CDS encoding 6-phosphofructokinase produces the protein MEHFRTLGSPVDLKYIDPSYIVRSAAANTEDSFLCDQLARRAAHAAMSGRTDLVVVGLNGSFAHVPIPLAVERKRQVDPEGELWGAVLAVTGQPAWLGG, from the coding sequence GTGGAGCACTTCCGCACGCTGGGCAGCCCGGTCGACCTGAAGTACATCGACCCCAGCTATATCGTCCGCAGCGCGGCGGCCAACACCGAGGACAGCTTCCTCTGCGACCAGCTGGCCCGCCGCGCCGCCCACGCGGCGATGTCCGGCCGGACCGACCTGGTGGTCGTCGGCCTCAACGGGTCGTTCGCCCACGTGCCGATCCCGCTGGCCGTCGAGCGGAAGCGGCAGGTCGACCCGGAGGGCGAGCTCTGGGGCGCGGTCCTGGCGGTGACCGGCCAGCCCGCCTGGCTGGGCGGCTGA
- a CDS encoding ISAzo13 family transposase, whose protein sequence is MTAVVEPTTGGDPMGPTEFVRRSLPAIGADLERLGHDLSPTTIARLLRDQDCSLRVNRKRFTGPDHPDRDRQSRNIDERIAIFEGLGQPIIGVDSKKKELVGNFKNAGAAWLREPEEVNVYDFLSDAECRATPYGICDVLSGRGHVCVGTSADTPAFAVEAIGSWWARHGSERYRGADELLILADGGGSNGHRPRLWKARLQERIADRYGLHVTVCHYPTGASKWNPVEHRLFGPVSINWAGQPLRSLEAMLGWARGTEVGGAGVTASLDRAEYPTKVKVPAAVMERLDRERHEVCPDWNDTISPRQPQVLH, encoded by the coding sequence CTGACCGCCGTCGTCGAGCCGACGACCGGCGGCGACCCGATGGGTCCGACCGAGTTCGTCCGCCGCAGCCTCCCGGCCATCGGGGCCGACCTGGAGCGGCTCGGGCACGACCTCAGCCCCACCACCATCGCCCGGCTGCTGCGGGATCAGGACTGCTCGTTGCGGGTCAACCGAAAGCGGTTCACCGGGCCGGATCACCCCGACCGGGACCGGCAGTCCCGCAACATCGACGAGCGGATCGCCATCTTCGAGGGCCTGGGGCAGCCGATCATCGGCGTCGATAGCAAGAAGAAGGAACTGGTCGGCAACTTCAAGAACGCCGGGGCCGCCTGGCTCCGAGAGCCCGAGGAGGTCAATGTCTATGACTTCCTCAGCGATGCCGAGTGCCGGGCGACCCCCTACGGCATCTGCGACGTGCTCTCGGGCCGGGGGCACGTCTGCGTCGGCACCTCGGCGGATACGCCGGCCTTCGCCGTCGAGGCGATCGGCTCGTGGTGGGCACGCCACGGCTCGGAGCGATACCGGGGGGCCGACGAGCTGCTGATCCTGGCCGACGGCGGCGGCAGCAACGGCCATCGCCCCCGGCTCTGGAAGGCCCGGCTGCAGGAGCGGATCGCCGACCGCTACGGGCTCCACGTGACGGTCTGCCACTACCCGACCGGGGCGTCGAAGTGGAACCCGGTGGAGCATCGGCTCTTCGGGCCGGTGAGCATCAATTGGGCCGGGCAGCCGTTGCGAAGCCTGGAGGCGATGCTCGGCTGGGCCCGTGGGACGGAGGTCGGCGGGGCGGGAGTGACGGCGAGCCTGGACCGGGCGGAATATCCGACGAAGGTGAAGGTGCCCGCCGCCGTGATGGAGCGGCTGGACCGGGAGCGGCATGAGGTCTGCCCGGACTGGAACGACACCATCAGCCCACGGCAGCCGCAAGTGCTGCATTGA
- a CDS encoding IS4/IS5 family transposase, whose protein sequence is MSASLNRILHQSRDAGTSASGLEAIVHACRQVNYTAWRDRLPNPAVTMQASLLHVLHGNTACARLPHLAGRGFTASASLKARSKLPLGLFEAILRSSVRSLQAAVDAAGRWHGPRTFLGDGSGASMPDTPALQEAFVHPTGQRPGCGSPVAHPLGRSHAATGLLLQLLVDPLRAHDIAAVPKLHPQLEPGDLLVTDRGFCSYGPLALLLRDGLRGLLRVPGRMVVDFTPHRPHVTPGSRRSKSQGKGPPWSRWLRGPGPEDQLVEWLKPASAPPWMAPKVFAASPEALVARELRYRVDRPGSRGEVTLVITPLDGETYPKEDLSRSYLQRWEQRPAWVTSRRR, encoded by the coding sequence ATGAGCGCCAGTCTCAATCGGATCCTGCACCAATCCCGCGACGCCGGTACCTCCGCCTCGGGGCTCGAAGCGATCGTCCACGCCTGCCGACAGGTCAACTATACCGCCTGGCGTGATCGCCTCCCGAATCCCGCGGTCACGATGCAGGCCTCCCTGCTGCATGTGCTCCACGGCAACACCGCCTGCGCCCGTCTGCCCCATCTCGCCGGCCGGGGCTTTACCGCCTCGGCCTCCTTAAAGGCCCGAAGCAAGCTCCCCCTGGGCCTCTTCGAGGCGATCCTTCGCAGCTCGGTCCGATCGCTCCAGGCCGCCGTCGATGCCGCTGGACGCTGGCACGGCCCTCGGACCTTCCTCGGCGACGGCTCGGGGGCCTCGATGCCCGACACGCCCGCCTTGCAGGAGGCCTTCGTCCACCCCACCGGCCAACGCCCGGGCTGCGGTTCCCCGGTCGCCCACCCGCTCGGCCGGTCCCATGCCGCCACCGGGTTGCTGCTGCAACTGCTCGTCGACCCGCTGCGGGCCCACGACATCGCCGCGGTGCCGAAGCTCCACCCGCAACTCGAGCCGGGGGACCTGCTGGTCACCGATCGCGGCTTCTGCTCCTATGGGCCCCTGGCGTTGCTGCTCAGAGATGGCCTGCGCGGGCTGCTTCGCGTCCCGGGGCGGATGGTCGTCGACTTCACCCCGCATCGCCCCCATGTCACGCCCGGGTCGCGCCGCTCGAAGTCCCAGGGCAAGGGGCCGCCGTGGTCCCGCTGGCTCCGGGGGCCGGGGCCCGAGGACCAACTGGTCGAGTGGCTCAAGCCGGCGAGCGCCCCGCCCTGGATGGCCCCGAAGGTCTTCGCGGCCTCGCCGGAGGCGCTCGTCGCCCGCGAGCTGAGATATCGCGTGGACCGGCCCGGCTCCCGCGGCGAGGTCACCCTGGTCATCACGCCGCTAGACGGGGAGACCTATCCGAAAGAGGATCTGAGTCGCTCATATCTCCAACGATGGGAGCAGAGGCCTGCCTGGGTTACCTCGAGACGGCGATGA
- a CDS encoding transposase has protein sequence MRKPYPSDMTDEQWAALEPLIPVSSPRRPRDVEMREGLNAILSHSHSG, from the coding sequence ATGCGCAAGCCCTACCCTTCGGACATGACCGACGAGCAGTGGGCCGCCCTGGAGCCGCTGATCCCCGTCTCCTCGCCGCGGCGACCTCGCGACGTCGAGATGCGGGAGGGGCTCAACGCCATCCTCTCCCATTCACATTCCGGCTGA